A segment of the Nymphaea colorata isolate Beijing-Zhang1983 unplaced genomic scaffold, ASM883128v2 scaffold0358, whole genome shotgun sequence genome:
CCCGCTTACCGTCCCACAGAGCCGATCACAGCCCACCCGCACCTCGAACGTAAGCAAAAGTCCAAAACCACCTGGGAGACACCTTACCGCGAGTACTGCGCAGATGAAACTTACACGCTTATCTACTGCAGGCAGTCTGGCGACCCCCTGATGCAGGATCGCAACTATTTGAGTACTTTTGGAGTAAGACAGAGAACGAAGTGTCACTTTTGAACATGGAGGACCGCAATAGTCCTGCGTTGAAGGATGTGAAAAGTTTCgaattttaagaagaaaaggCAAATGGAGATGACTTAATATTCGATTCGAAATTCTAAAGTGGCAACCTGCACTGCGCCTTTAGAAGGAGAGGCACAAACTAGTACCACCTCTTCATCTCCAACGATACCAACACTTTAGGTTACAACCAATGGTTCTACTTCTCAATCCGCAACGCCCTCAAAGCAGTCAAGTACACTTTCCGCATCGTCAACTACGTATGATTGGTATTAGTTAGAAAAAAATGCTCGATTTTTATAAACATGGCCAGCGTATCGCCCTCTTCTCTATGAAGGAATCACAAAAGAATACCTCAGGATGGAGCTGGGCTGGAAATAATATCAACTTTGAAGAATCCCCTATTCGTGCGCATCCCTAACTGAAGCTTTTTACCCTTCGTTTTGAAATATAACCGCGGCACAGTAATGACTTTATAATGTTGGCATCAACTTTGCCTTATTCTTACTCTCGATTGTTGTCAGATCTCAACGCAATTGAAGCCTAAGCTCAAGCTCTAGAGCATCTTACTTTTCATGCTCATCAATTTGCAGCACTGTATGTGATAATGAGGTGCCTGAAGTGGTAATCACAGGCAAAGGAGGCCAGGATAAGGACAAAAAAGTGGTGATCTTTATGGCTAGACAGCACCCTGGTGAAGTATGGTCATCATATATGGCGTTGGGAGTCATGCGAAGCTTTCTCAAGCCGACCTAGGAGGTTAAATACTTGCTATAGCACATCATCATCAAGGTCTACCCGATGGTCAATGTGGATGGAGTGATTTATGGCAATTTTAGATGTGATGCCACTGGAGTAGACTTGAATCGGCGCTGGAAAGAGCCTTCGAAAGTTTTTCATCCACAAGTAGCCGAAATAAGGAGAAGAGTTATGGGCATGGCTAAAAAAGGCAGAGTGTAAGCAGTCTTTGACTTGCATGGCCACAGTAAGAAATACAACATTTTCTGCTACTCATGTAAGCACAACTCCTACACCTGTCGCGTCCTTCCCTACCTTATCTCCTCTAACAACAAAACCTTTGCCATTCCCAGCTGCACTTTCGGAGTAGCTAGAGATAAGGAAACAACCGCCAGAGCCGCCTTAAGCCGAATCTTGCGTTCCTAAAATGTACTTACTATCTAGACTTCTTCTTTTGGAGAGCGAGTCAGTCTGTAGGCAAGGCAATTCCATCCTTGTGATATCTTTCGCATGTCCGAAAGCATACTGATAGCGTTGAGATTCTTCGTGGATAAGAAGTCAGAAAGGTTCCAAGAGTCATAACAGCATATTCGTTCAAATTACCAGTAGTTTTTAAACTACGATAAGGAAAATTAGGAAGAATCTGGGTCAGATTCAGAACCATAACTAGATGAAATAGATTTCAAGGTCAAAATTAGCACCATTTTCGATAAGAAATACAACCACTAGTCTCGCAGCTTTACCAAAGACTCCACACATAATCTAACGCTGCACCACGTCAACGTCAATATCTAAAGTCAGTCTGCTAAACTTGACCATATCAAGCCTATTCAAAAGCAAGAGTCGACTCTTGATCCTATCCCTGAAGAGAGGATTCGCCAAGCTGAAGTGTATGTCTTGAAGGGCAGTAGAGACACCCAAAGGCCTGAACCGAAGCACAGCACATCTCGATTCAAGGCTGGCAAAGTGAAAATGGACCAGGACCATAACTAGCAGCGCAGTATGTCCATAAGCAAGGTTGCATAACCGCCTCCTGACTTGCCCGACCGTACCTCTGTGCCCAAAATTACACTCAAAAACATACTGGTACGCGATAAGAAACGCCTTAGCTACGCAAAGAAGCAGcgaattaaaaaaaagagagggaattGGCTACAATCAACATAGTGCAGGAGGAAGCAGTTCGTTCCAAGGATTTCCGCGATCTGAGAAGGTAAGAAGAAGACCGGAAAAGTATAGAGTAATTTGTTAATAAGTATGAGAAACTTGTGCCTGGACCGTTTAAGGGAAAAGGGAGGTTAGATGTGCTGCAGGAGGGATTGGATCATGATGACGGACAGTTTCAACTTAATGTGATGCTTGAGAATAAACGTAGGCTTGAGCTGGAAAAACTCAAGCAACGAATCTAGGAGTCGACTGAGATTGCCTAGCGCCAGGGGAAGGTGAAGTGGAGTAACAAAAAGGATCCCATCGTTGATTACCGCAAATTTAAGCGGAACGAAAGACTGCGCCAGCAGGTGAGGAAATATGGTGAGCTTAGCTAGCGATACCTCGATGGAAGCCACTGATCACTACCACTTACCACTCcacaaataaaatatagaaaataatgGATTGCAGTAGAAAAAAGAAGGTCATATCTTGTGCTTGGCTGTTTGTTGATGACTATTCGAGGCCCTGAAACAGAGTTACTGTTTTCGTAATTGAGGATCTTCTGCCATGGGGATTATTGGACAACTGGCTGTTTGGGCCTGTTAGCAGCACTCATTGGCCTCTGCTTCACTGGCGGTTTCACCTATTTTCCCTTAGGTGTTCAGCTTTCTGTTTGGGTGGTGATTTGCTTTTATTGCGTTTTTTTCCCTTGtctcccttctcctcttccatAAACTTATACACCTCATAAATTTCGTTTTGGACTAACTGCTGGTTCTCTTCGTTCATGATTTCCAGTTTTTTGTTATAGCGACGCTCATCTTGGGGGAttcacctttctttttcaatggaCTTAGTGGTTCTTTCTTGCGCTCAGTGGGTGACAGCCATTCGAACCCAAAATCATTCATCTATCCAATTTCCTTGAGGCACTCCAACAGTCTGAATTTTATCTTTAGGTAGTCGATTTTATCAGTTGGTTTAGCCGCTGCAGGTGATCAAGAATGCGGAACAGCTCCTAGGAGATTTCAGGATTCTTGAATGATCTTTTGAAAGGCCACGCTTGGCtaataaaattttatggaaATCTGCTGTTGTCCTCACCTGCAATTTCAGCCAAGGAAGACTACCTTCAGCAAGGTAAAGCAGCGTATAGATAAGACTTTATAGATCGTCAGCAGGTCCAAGGTCTTTGCCTTCATGTGCCCTGCAGCTCATGAAACCCAAAGTTCCcacaacttttcctttttcttcttaaggCCTCTCTGCGCCGATGGGATGAGCCAAGCCAAAGTCGAACAGATATATGACTCTACTTTTTTCGTTGAGGCCGATGGCTAGGTTATCAGGTTTGACATCCCTATGCAAGAAGCCAATGCGGTGGAGAGCTTCCAGCCGGTCTACTACTTGCAGTCCAATCATAAGGACTGATTTCATGCTGATGCGCGCGTTTCTGCTCTGTTTCATGAGGTCGTCTAGATCGGTGCTGATAAGCTCCATCACAAGGTATTTGTGCTACATGAAGATCCCATTTTCGTAAAACTGTATAGTGTTTCTCCTACTTTGACGAACCCGGTGGTCACTTTGTGCTTCTGCAACAATTCGTAAAGTCGCAACTCTATATCCGCATACTTCTTCGTCGACATTGGCATCAATTTAACCGCATATCTATGCGTGGGATCTTTCACGTCCTTTGCCAGATAGACTGACCCAAAACCACCAGCTTTCAGTTTTTGGTGGATGTTGTATTTTCCATCGATGGGCTTACTGACTATCTAAGGCAAAAGGTACAGAAATTAGGCTTGGAATTGTTCATGCTTTAAATGTTACAACCGAATGATGATAGGGTGGTATTATGTGCTGGATCATTTATAGGTATAGACTTCAAGCTCCTTCACGTAGAAGAATTGACTGTCACTGCCTGTAAAGCTCTCGATTTTTGGGTTTCCGAAAGGAGTTCCGCCGTCCTATAGGTTACTCGCGCCAGTAAGGCTGATCGTTAGGTCCTGGCCTTCGATGAATCCCTCCTCTGTCGATGTGAACTTGCCGCTTCGAATGTATCCTGATTTGTCTTTTTCGATCTTAAGGAAGTCCTTTTCCAGCATTATCCAGAAATTGTTGTTCACTC
Coding sequences within it:
- the LOC116244881 gene encoding uncharacterized protein LOC116244881 codes for the protein MSTKKYADIELRLYELLQKHKVTTGFVKHKYLVMELISTDLDDLMKQSRNARISMKSVLMIGLQVVDRLEALHRIGFLHRDVKPDNLAIGLNEKSRVIYLFDFGLAHPIGAERP